Genomic window (Paraburkholderia phenazinium):
CATTGATATCCAGACCTGATTCGAACACAACCGTGGGCGATCCCGTGCCTCTGCAATCAAGCTGAATCTTGCGGCCGCCGATATCGACTAGCGTCCCCTGCGCAGGAAAATCCCGCGTCACGTGATGCCGTTGAATGAACTCATAACCACTGCCTGTCAATACGACTAAAGCAATCAGCGCAACAAGCGCCGATGCAATACGAATAATCCATCGCTTCACGACTGTCCCTTGTCCGAACCTGGCGAGGGGGCAGTATGCTCCGCGAAGAATGCAACCGCCAACCGGCGACGCAAACGTACTGCCCGACTACTCCACTAATCCCAGGTCAAGCGGAAAGCAGATCTCAAACGTCGTCCCACGACCTTCACGCGACTCGAAGCGGATTTGCCCATGCAGTACGCGGCAAAGCTCCTTGACGATCGCAAGGCCCAGCCCTGTGCCCGGTATATCGTCACCGGCGGCGCGCTCGAATTCATCGAACACCCGGTCCGCATCCGAAGCCGCGATCCCAATGCCCGTATCGGAGACCCGGATAGACCAGTGGCCCTCTCCCGCGCCGCCGATAGCCAGTTCGATTTCGCCCGTGGCCGTGTACTTGGTCGCGTTCGACAACAGGTTGAGCGCCACCTGCTTCACCTTGAGACGATTCGAAGTCACGGACACGAGCTCGGCGTCACAGGCGGTCTTCAGGCGCAAGCCTTTTGCTTCGATAGCAGGTCGGCACGAAGTCACCAGTTCGTCGAACAACACCCTCACGTCAAACGGCTCCGCTTCCGGCGGACTGTTATCGCCCAGCACGACCGAATACTCCACCATCTGGTCGACCAGTTGCTTCATATCCGCCGCCTGACGATGGGCCAGCGTCAACGCGGCCTCAGCCTTTGCCGGCGCACGCCCGATCAACGTCAAAGCCACCGAGAACGCATTCAGGAAATTGCGCAGGTCATGCACCACGCTGCGGGTGATCTGCATGCGCGACTCATGGAGATCGCTGACGAGCCGTTGGTTGAGCTTCAATTCATGATTCGCGCGTTCGAGCTTGCCGGTGTAGTCGTCGATTTTCCGGTCGCGCTCGCTCACCACCTCGCGGATCGACGTCAAGGTGACGAAACTCAACGCTTCGGCAATCAGGCGCCGGGCCCGTCTTTCGTGGCGGCGCGTGAAGCCGCTTCCGGTATCGGCGAATGTCTCGAGAGCCCCGGCCAGCGTCTGATGGAACAGATCGAG
Coding sequences:
- a CDS encoding sensor histidine kinase, which gives rise to MTDTPKGPLRGFADFLRSERVRLTEQWMKEVFGDVDLIEADKLTYEQLADHLPEILDGLCAALDAEDLEKVEPAIERDARMHGLVRWRQGYRIEELVRELDLFHQTLAGALETFADTGSGFTRRHERRARRLIAEALSFVTLTSIREVVSERDRKIDDYTGKLERANHELKLNQRLVSDLHESRMQITRSVVHDLRNFLNAFSVALTLIGRAPAKAEAALTLAHRQAADMKQLVDQMVEYSVVLGDNSPPEAEPFDVRVLFDELVTSCRPAIEAKGLRLKTACDAELVSVTSNRLKVKQVALNLLSNATKYTATGEIELAIGGAGEGHWSIRVSDTGIGIAASDADRVFDEFERAAGDDIPGTGLGLAIVKELCRVLHGQIRFESREGRGTTFEICFPLDLGLVE